A single region of the Arthrobacter sp. PAMC25564 genome encodes:
- the panD gene encoding aspartate 1-decarboxylase, producing MNRTIFKSKIHRATVTHADLHYVGSVTVDLDLLEAADILPGELVAIVDVTNGARLETYTIAGERGSGVIGINGAAAHLMHENDIVILITYAQMTTEEAKAYNPKVVHVDKDNRILQIGNDPAEGHTPGIMRPPHALNNASLN from the coding sequence ATGAATCGAACAATATTCAAATCCAAGATCCACCGCGCCACGGTCACGCACGCGGACCTCCACTATGTCGGTTCGGTCACCGTGGACCTGGATCTGCTGGAGGCGGCCGATATCCTCCCCGGCGAGCTCGTGGCGATTGTCGACGTCACCAACGGCGCCCGGCTGGAGACCTACACGATTGCCGGCGAGCGCGGCTCCGGTGTCATCGGCATCAACGGCGCAGCCGCGCACCTGATGCACGAGAATGACATCGTCATCCTCATCACCTATGCCCAGATGACCACGGAAGAGGCCAAGGCCTACAACCCCAAGGTCGTCCACGTGGACAAGGACAACCGGATCCTCCAGATCGGCAACGACCCTGCCGAGGGGCACACGCCCGGAATCATGCGTCCGCCGCACGCGCTGAACAACGCCTCCCTGAACTGA
- a CDS encoding amino acid permease, giving the protein MSTRDLTRSIMRRKPIDDIEEENKHSGLFKSLGLWQLTAIGVGGIIGVGIFSLAGLVAHGSENEPGVGPAVLFSFLIAGLASAAAALSYAEFAGMIPRAGSAYTYGYVALGEVIGWFIGWDLLLEYIAIVAVVAIGISGYFDAFLSGIGIHMPAWMTSTADEGKGGVINLPAILVCLLVTWILSRGTKAFGRFELVAVAIKVVLILFIIGLGIFYINTNNYNPFMPSGFGPVLAGSATVFFAVFGYDAMSTAAEEATDGKKHMPKAIILSLIVAMLLYVAATLVLTGMQNYKEIDPKAGFASAFNGVGLPVIATIISVFAVLSILTVMLTFLLGVTRVWFSMSRDGLLPGWFAKTDRHGTPQRVTWIAGIASSVLAGIFPIKTVADLTNIGILAAFVVVCLSVIIFRYKKPDAPRTFRLPFMPVVPAFGMLASAFLMLQLHWETWLRFFVWLVVGLVIYFGYGRKHSLMNPDSPRHEEAVEMHRPVA; this is encoded by the coding sequence ATGAGCACAAGAGATTTGACCCGGTCGATCATGCGGCGCAAGCCCATCGACGACATCGAAGAGGAAAACAAGCACAGTGGTTTGTTCAAGAGCCTCGGGCTCTGGCAGCTGACGGCCATCGGCGTCGGCGGCATTATCGGCGTCGGCATCTTCTCCCTGGCCGGCCTCGTGGCGCACGGCAGCGAGAACGAACCCGGCGTCGGGCCGGCGGTACTGTTCTCCTTCCTGATTGCCGGGCTGGCGTCCGCCGCCGCCGCGCTGTCCTATGCCGAATTCGCGGGCATGATCCCGCGGGCCGGCTCCGCCTACACCTACGGCTACGTGGCCCTCGGCGAAGTGATCGGCTGGTTCATCGGCTGGGACCTGCTGCTGGAGTACATCGCCATCGTGGCCGTCGTCGCCATCGGCATCTCCGGCTACTTCGACGCGTTCCTCTCCGGAATCGGGATCCATATGCCCGCCTGGATGACCTCGACGGCTGACGAGGGCAAGGGCGGCGTCATCAACCTGCCGGCCATCCTGGTCTGCCTGCTGGTGACCTGGATCCTGTCCCGCGGCACGAAGGCCTTCGGCCGTTTTGAGCTCGTGGCCGTGGCCATCAAGGTCGTCCTGATCCTGTTCATCATCGGCCTGGGTATCTTCTACATCAACACCAACAACTACAACCCGTTTATGCCCAGCGGCTTCGGGCCGGTGCTCGCCGGCTCAGCCACCGTGTTCTTCGCCGTGTTCGGTTACGACGCCATGAGTACCGCGGCGGAGGAAGCCACGGACGGCAAGAAGCACATGCCCAAGGCCATCATCCTCTCGCTGATCGTTGCCATGCTGCTCTACGTCGCCGCCACCCTGGTGCTCACCGGCATGCAGAACTACAAGGAGATTGACCCGAAGGCCGGCTTCGCCTCCGCCTTCAACGGCGTCGGGCTGCCGGTGATCGCGACGATCATCTCGGTGTTCGCCGTCCTGTCCATCCTCACCGTGATGCTGACGTTCCTGCTCGGCGTCACCCGCGTGTGGTTCTCGATGAGCCGCGACGGGCTCCTTCCCGGCTGGTTCGCGAAGACGGACCGCCACGGCACGCCGCAGCGCGTCACCTGGATCGCCGGCATCGCATCCTCCGTGCTGGCCGGTATCTTCCCGATCAAGACTGTGGCGGACCTGACCAACATCGGCATCCTCGCCGCGTTCGTCGTCGTCTGTTTGTCGGTGATCATCTTCCGCTACAAGAAACCCGACGCCCCCCGCACCTTCCGCCTGCCGTTTATGCCCGTGGTTCCCGCGTTCGGCATGCTTGCGTCGGCCTTCCTGATGCTGCAGTTGCACTGGGAGACATGGTTGCGGTTCTTCGTCTGGCTCGTTGTCGGCCTGGTCATCTACTTCGGGTACGGCCGCAAGCACTCGCTGATGAACCCGGACAGCCCCCGGCACGAGGAGGCCGTGGAGATGCACCGTCCAGTCGCTTAG
- a CDS encoding bifunctional proline dehydrogenase/L-glutamate gamma-semialdehyde dehydrogenase: protein MTHISTESGVNTGSAAGNEAAHAAVPEGSPVLEAAALAEETVALVRHWLTEAAKVPVDASAEQLAGVLKDPNGLDFTVGFVDGVVRPEDLNVAARNLAALAPKVPAFLPWYMRSAVRLGGTMAPVLPQLVIPAARRVLREMVGHLIVDATDAKLGPAIAKIRKDGIKLNVNLLGEAVLGEHEASRRLEGTHTLLSRPDVDYVSIKVSSTVAPHSAWAFDEAVGHVVEKLTPLFTRAASFAGGGKKAKFINLDMEEYKDLDMTIAVFTRILGKPEFKNLEAGIVLQAYLPDALAAMIRLQDWAAARRADGGAAIKVRVVKGANLPMEQVEASLHGWPLATWNTKQDSDTNYKRVINYALHPERIHNVRIGVAGHNLFDIAFAWLLARQRGVDSGIEFEMLLGMAQGQAEAVKKDVGSLLLYTPVVHPAEFDVAIAYLIRRLEEGASQDNFMSAVFELSENESLFEREKQRFLASLAKLDDEVPPPNRRQNRALPAEPMPHDSFGNTPDTDPSLPANRDWGRAILGRVATSTLGNAAVQAATINDEATLDAVIDTAIEKGKAWGALSGAERAEILHRAGDVLEARRADLLEVMASETGKTIDQGDPEVSEAVDFAHYYAESARKLEKIDGATFVPARLTVVTPPWNFPVAIPAGSTLAALAAGSAVVIKPAKQARRSGAVMIEALWEAGIPRDVLTMVQLGERELGRQLVSHPAVDRVILTGGYETAELFRSFRQDLPLLAETSGKNAIIVTPSADLDLAAKDVAYSAFGHAGQKCSAASLVILVGSVAKSKRFHNQLIDAVTSLKVGYPEDPASQMGPIIEPANGKLLNALTTLGEGESWAVEPRKLDATGRLWSPGVRSGVRRGSHFHLTEFFGPVLGVMTAETLEEAIAIQNQIDYGLTAGLHSLNSDELALWLDTIQAGNLYVNRGITGAIVQRQPFGGWKKSAVGAGTKAGGPNYLAGLGDWVSKPSAAAGTPAHSGVRRLEEAAKGFLAVDELAPLQRALASDAHAWADEFGTARDVSGLSAERNIFRYRALPVTVRLAEGGPLAGLVRTVAAGVLAGSALTVSAAVELPARLRAVLSGLGIAATVENDAEWLASAGKLAQAGKLSGSRIRLIGGDTKALAEATGGRPDLAIYAHPVTEAGRVELLPFLHEQSISITAHRFGTPSHLSDALI, encoded by the coding sequence ATGACCCACATCTCCACGGAATCCGGCGTGAACACCGGCAGCGCCGCCGGCAACGAAGCCGCCCATGCCGCCGTCCCGGAAGGCTCGCCGGTCCTCGAAGCCGCTGCCCTGGCCGAGGAGACCGTCGCGCTGGTCCGCCACTGGCTCACCGAGGCGGCGAAGGTCCCGGTCGACGCCTCGGCCGAGCAGCTCGCCGGTGTCCTGAAAGACCCGAACGGCCTGGACTTCACGGTGGGATTCGTCGACGGCGTGGTCCGCCCTGAAGACCTGAACGTCGCCGCCCGCAACCTCGCCGCCCTCGCCCCGAAGGTCCCGGCCTTCCTGCCCTGGTACATGCGCAGCGCGGTCCGCCTCGGCGGAACCATGGCTCCGGTCCTGCCGCAGCTGGTCATCCCGGCCGCCCGCCGTGTGCTCCGCGAGATGGTCGGCCACCTGATTGTCGATGCCACCGACGCCAAGCTGGGCCCGGCCATCGCCAAGATCCGCAAGGACGGCATCAAGCTCAACGTCAACCTGCTCGGCGAGGCCGTCCTCGGCGAGCACGAGGCTTCCCGCCGGCTTGAGGGCACCCACACCCTGCTGTCCCGCCCGGACGTCGACTACGTTTCGATCAAGGTCTCCTCCACGGTGGCCCCGCACTCCGCCTGGGCCTTCGACGAGGCCGTCGGGCACGTCGTCGAGAAGCTGACCCCGCTCTTCACCCGCGCCGCATCTTTCGCCGGCGGCGGGAAAAAGGCCAAGTTCATCAACCTGGACATGGAGGAATACAAGGACCTGGACATGACCATCGCGGTCTTCACCAGGATCCTGGGCAAGCCCGAGTTCAAGAACCTCGAGGCCGGCATCGTGCTCCAGGCGTACCTGCCGGACGCCCTCGCCGCCATGATCCGCCTGCAGGACTGGGCCGCCGCCCGCCGCGCCGACGGCGGCGCCGCGATCAAGGTCCGCGTGGTCAAGGGCGCCAACCTGCCGATGGAACAGGTCGAAGCCTCACTGCACGGCTGGCCCCTCGCCACCTGGAACACCAAACAGGATTCGGACACCAACTACAAGCGCGTCATCAACTATGCGCTGCACCCGGAGCGGATCCACAACGTCCGGATCGGCGTCGCCGGCCACAACCTCTTCGACATCGCCTTCGCCTGGCTGCTGGCCAGGCAGCGCGGCGTGGACTCCGGCATCGAATTCGAGATGCTGCTCGGCATGGCCCAGGGCCAGGCCGAAGCGGTCAAGAAGGACGTCGGCTCGCTCCTGCTCTACACCCCGGTGGTGCACCCGGCCGAGTTCGACGTCGCGATTGCCTACCTGATCCGCCGCCTCGAAGAAGGCGCCAGCCAGGACAACTTCATGTCCGCGGTGTTCGAACTTTCCGAGAACGAATCGCTGTTCGAACGCGAGAAGCAGCGTTTCTTGGCCTCCCTCGCCAAGCTCGACGACGAGGTCCCGCCGCCGAACCGCCGGCAGAACCGCGCCCTCCCGGCCGAGCCGATGCCGCACGACTCCTTCGGCAACACCCCGGACACCGATCCGTCGCTGCCCGCCAACCGCGACTGGGGCCGCGCCATCCTGGGCCGCGTGGCAACGTCCACCCTGGGCAACGCCGCCGTCCAGGCCGCCACGATCAACGACGAGGCGACCCTGGACGCGGTCATCGACACCGCCATCGAGAAGGGCAAAGCCTGGGGCGCCCTGTCCGGCGCCGAGCGCGCCGAAATCCTGCACCGCGCCGGCGACGTCCTCGAAGCCCGCCGCGCCGACCTCCTCGAGGTCATGGCCAGCGAGACCGGCAAAACGATCGACCAGGGCGACCCCGAGGTCAGCGAGGCCGTCGACTTCGCCCACTACTACGCCGAGTCGGCGCGCAAGCTGGAGAAGATCGACGGCGCCACCTTCGTCCCGGCCAGGCTCACCGTCGTGACGCCGCCCTGGAACTTCCCGGTCGCCATCCCGGCCGGCTCGACCCTGGCCGCCCTGGCCGCCGGCTCCGCCGTCGTGATCAAGCCCGCCAAGCAGGCCCGGCGTAGCGGTGCGGTCATGATCGAAGCCCTCTGGGAAGCCGGCATCCCGCGCGATGTGCTCACCATGGTCCAGCTGGGCGAGCGTGAACTCGGCCGGCAGCTGGTCTCCCACCCCGCCGTGGACCGGGTCATCCTCACCGGCGGCTACGAGACCGCCGAATTGTTCCGTTCCTTCCGCCAGGACCTGCCGCTGCTGGCCGAGACCAGCGGCAAGAACGCGATCATCGTTACCCCCAGCGCGGACCTCGACCTCGCGGCCAAGGACGTGGCGTACTCCGCGTTCGGCCACGCCGGCCAGAAGTGCTCCGCCGCCTCCCTCGTCATCCTGGTCGGCTCCGTCGCCAAATCCAAGCGGTTCCACAACCAGTTGATCGACGCCGTCACCTCGCTGAAGGTCGGCTACCCGGAGGACCCGGCCAGCCAGATGGGCCCCATCATCGAGCCCGCCAACGGCAAGCTCCTCAACGCCCTCACCACCCTCGGCGAGGGCGAAAGCTGGGCCGTGGAGCCGCGGAAGCTGGACGCAACCGGCAGGCTTTGGAGCCCCGGCGTGCGCTCAGGTGTCCGGCGCGGATCCCACTTCCACCTCACCGAGTTCTTCGGCCCCGTCCTCGGCGTCATGACGGCCGAGACCCTCGAGGAAGCCATCGCGATCCAGAACCAGATCGACTACGGCCTCACCGCGGGCCTGCACTCGCTCAACTCGGACGAACTCGCACTCTGGCTGGACACCATCCAGGCCGGCAACCTCTACGTCAACCGCGGCATCACCGGCGCAATCGTCCAGCGCCAGCCCTTCGGCGGCTGGAAGAAATCCGCCGTCGGCGCCGGCACCAAGGCCGGCGGACCCAACTACCTCGCCGGGCTCGGCGACTGGGTCAGCAAGCCCAGCGCCGCCGCCGGTACCCCCGCCCACTCGGGAGTCCGCCGGCTCGAGGAAGCGGCCAAGGGCTTCCTGGCGGTCGACGAACTCGCGCCGCTGCAGCGGGCCCTGGCCTCTGACGCCCACGCCTGGGCCGATGAGTTCGGCACGGCCAGGGACGTCTCCGGCCTGAGCGCAGAACGCAACATCTTCCGTTACCGTGCCCTGCCCGTCACCGTCCGCCTCGCGGAAGGCGGGCCGCTGGCCGGCCTGGTCCGGACCGTCGCGGCCGGCGTCCTGGCAGGGTCCGCGCTGACGGTCTCTGCCGCCGTCGAACTGCCCGCCCGGCTCCGCGCCGTCCTGTCCGGGCTCGGCATCGCCGCCACGGTGGAGAACGACGCCGAGTGGCTGGCCTCGGCCGGGAAACTCGCCCAGGCCGGCAAGCTGTCCGGTAGCCGGATCCGGCTGATCGGCGGGGACACCAAGGCACTGGCGGAGGCTACGGGAGGCCGCCCGGACCTGGCCATCTACGCCCACCCGGTCACCGAAGCCGGACGCGTCGAGCTGCTGCCGTTCCTGCACGAGCAGTCCATCAGCATCACGGCGCACCGCTTCGGCACGCCCAGCCACCTCTCGGACGCCCTGATCTAA
- a CDS encoding AEC family transporter, with product MLGVLAGFFVVWSIILVGMFVGRRNILGENARSVLSALTFFVASPALLFETLSKARLQDVFAAPLLVTAVGAVTTAALFFGIVRFLLKRSLPESLMSAMSASLANSANLGIPIAVFVLGDASYVAPLLIFQLAFFTPVFLMALDSATTAHRTTPLSFVLMILRNPMIVGSGLGLVVAGTGWPVPELVMQPIHLIGGAAIPAMLIAFGMSLNGSKPLQAAEGRRLDTLLASGFKLIVHPLLAYLFARFALGMDGQGLFAAVVTSSLPTAQNVFVIASRYRTGITVAKDTVLITTVVAVPAMIGVALLLA from the coding sequence GTGCTAGGCGTCCTCGCCGGCTTCTTCGTCGTCTGGTCCATCATTCTGGTGGGCATGTTCGTCGGCCGGCGGAACATTCTGGGGGAAAACGCCCGCTCCGTGCTCAGCGCGCTGACCTTTTTTGTCGCCAGCCCCGCCCTGCTGTTCGAGACGCTGAGCAAGGCCAGGCTCCAGGACGTCTTTGCGGCACCGCTGCTGGTGACCGCCGTCGGCGCCGTTACGACGGCGGCACTGTTCTTTGGGATCGTCCGGTTCCTGCTCAAACGCTCCCTGCCGGAATCCCTTATGTCGGCCATGAGCGCGTCCCTGGCCAACTCGGCCAACCTGGGCATCCCGATCGCCGTCTTCGTCCTCGGGGATGCCAGTTATGTGGCGCCGCTGCTGATCTTCCAGCTGGCCTTCTTCACGCCGGTGTTCCTGATGGCCCTCGATTCCGCCACCACTGCGCACCGGACCACTCCGCTGAGTTTCGTGCTTATGATCCTGCGGAATCCGATGATCGTGGGGTCCGGCCTGGGCCTCGTGGTGGCCGGGACCGGCTGGCCGGTACCCGAGCTCGTGATGCAGCCGATCCACCTGATCGGGGGCGCCGCCATCCCGGCCATGCTGATCGCCTTCGGCATGAGCCTCAACGGTTCCAAACCCCTGCAGGCCGCAGAAGGTCGCCGGCTCGACACCCTGCTGGCCAGCGGCTTCAAGCTCATCGTCCACCCGCTGCTGGCATACCTGTTCGCGCGCTTTGCACTGGGGATGGACGGGCAAGGGCTGTTCGCCGCCGTCGTGACCTCCTCCTTGCCCACCGCGCAGAACGTGTTTGTCATCGCCAGCCGCTACCGGACCGGCATCACCGTGGCCAAGGACACCGTGCTGATCACGACGGTGGTTGCCGTGCCGGCCATGATCGGTGTGGCCCTTCTCCTCGCCTGA
- a CDS encoding N(5)-(carboxyethyl)ornithine synthase, whose protein sequence is MTGALNHLTIGVLASSRKPDERRLPIHPLHLERIAPELRQQLILEKGYGERFGVSDAHLEPLVGRMATRTQLLAEADVVLLPKPQPEDLAELRDGQVLWGWPHCVQDRAITQLAIDKKLTLIAFEAMNHWASDGGFGLHVFHKNNELAGYCSVLHSLALTGSTGDYGRRLSAVVIGFGATARGAVTALNAHGIHDVQVLTSRGVAAVGSPIHSVRIAQFDHDDKAPFLSEVITERGRVPLAPFLAASDIVVNCTLQDPNAPLTYLRAEDLDAFRPGSLIVDVSCDEGMGFSWARNTTFAEPMFKVGDHIDYYAVDHSPSYLWNSSSWEISEALLPFLETAISGPEAWAKNETIRRAIEIRDGVILNLDVLQFQQRESEHPHFPLEV, encoded by the coding sequence GCAGCAGCTGATCCTGGAAAAGGGCTACGGCGAGCGGTTCGGCGTTTCGGACGCGCACCTGGAGCCGCTCGTGGGGCGCATGGCCACACGCACGCAACTGCTGGCGGAGGCCGATGTCGTCCTCCTGCCCAAGCCGCAACCGGAAGACCTTGCCGAACTCCGCGACGGGCAGGTCCTCTGGGGCTGGCCGCACTGCGTCCAGGACCGGGCCATCACCCAGCTGGCGATCGACAAGAAGCTCACGCTGATCGCCTTCGAGGCGATGAACCACTGGGCCAGCGACGGCGGCTTCGGCCTGCACGTGTTCCACAAGAACAACGAACTGGCCGGTTACTGTTCCGTGCTGCATTCGTTGGCCCTCACCGGCTCGACCGGAGACTACGGCCGGAGGCTGAGCGCCGTCGTGATCGGTTTCGGGGCCACAGCCCGCGGCGCCGTCACGGCCCTCAATGCCCACGGCATCCATGATGTCCAGGTCCTGACCAGCCGCGGCGTTGCGGCCGTGGGGTCGCCCATCCACTCGGTACGGATCGCACAGTTCGACCACGATGACAAGGCGCCGTTCCTCAGCGAGGTCATCACCGAGCGCGGCCGGGTGCCGCTGGCACCGTTCCTCGCCGCGAGCGACATTGTGGTCAACTGCACGCTGCAGGATCCCAACGCCCCCCTGACCTATCTGCGCGCCGAAGACCTGGACGCCTTCCGGCCCGGCAGCCTGATCGTGGATGTTTCCTGCGACGAGGGCATGGGCTTCAGCTGGGCGAGGAACACCACCTTCGCCGAGCCGATGTTCAAGGTCGGCGACCACATCGACTACTACGCGGTGGACCACAGCCCCTCCTACCTCTGGAATTCCTCCAGCTGGGAGATCAGCGAGGCGCTGCTGCCGTTCCTGGAGACCGCGATCTCCGGCCCCGAGGCCTGGGCGAAGAATGAGACCATCCGCCGGGCGATCGAAATCCGCGACGGAGTGATCCTCAACCTGGACGTGCTGCAGTTCCAGCAGCGCGAGTCCGAGCACCCCCACTTCCCGCTGGAGGTTTAG
- a CDS encoding LysR family transcriptional regulator translates to MLDVRRLRLLRELKIRGTLAEVAEALQYSPSSVSQQLALLEKEAGVELLRKTGRRVQLTPQAEVLVAHTAQLLETLEQAEADLAASLTTVTGTVRIAVFQSAALALMPDALTRMSSSYPQVRVEMTQREPETALHETWARDFDLVIAEQYPGHAAPRYAELDRIPLTSDAIRLAVPPPSPGRPAIRTLTDTAELPWVMEPRGAASRHWAEQACRSAGFEPDVRFETADLQAQIRLIESGNAVALMPDLVWTGRGTSTQLLDLPGDPRRTVFTSVRRSSAKRPAILAAREILAETAASIGPSTPSQSRPPTA, encoded by the coding sequence ATGCTCGACGTCCGGCGATTGCGGTTGCTTCGTGAACTGAAGATCCGGGGAACCCTGGCCGAGGTCGCCGAAGCCCTCCAGTACAGCCCCTCCTCAGTCTCGCAGCAGCTGGCCCTGCTCGAAAAGGAAGCCGGCGTCGAGCTGCTGCGGAAGACGGGGCGACGTGTCCAGCTCACCCCCCAGGCCGAAGTCCTGGTGGCCCACACGGCCCAGTTGCTTGAAACCCTCGAACAGGCCGAGGCCGACCTCGCGGCTTCCCTGACCACGGTCACCGGCACCGTGCGGATCGCGGTCTTCCAATCCGCCGCCCTGGCACTCATGCCGGACGCCCTGACCCGGATGTCCTCCAGCTACCCGCAGGTGCGGGTGGAAATGACCCAGCGGGAACCTGAAACGGCGCTCCACGAGACCTGGGCCCGCGACTTCGACCTGGTCATCGCCGAGCAGTACCCCGGCCACGCGGCCCCCCGCTACGCCGAGCTGGACCGTATCCCGCTGACCAGCGACGCCATCCGGCTCGCCGTCCCGCCGCCGTCGCCGGGCCGGCCGGCCATCAGGACCCTTACGGACACGGCAGAGCTGCCCTGGGTGATGGAACCGCGCGGGGCAGCATCGCGGCACTGGGCCGAGCAGGCCTGCCGGAGCGCCGGATTTGAGCCCGACGTCCGCTTCGAAACCGCCGATCTGCAGGCCCAGATCCGGCTGATCGAATCCGGAAATGCCGTGGCCCTGATGCCGGACCTCGTGTGGACGGGCCGCGGCACCAGCACGCAACTCCTGGATTTGCCGGGGGATCCGCGCCGGACGGTCTTCACCTCGGTGCGGCGTTCCAGCGCGAAGCGGCCCGCCATCCTGGCCGCCCGCGAGATCCTGGCCGAGACAGCCGCCTCCATCGGCCCCTCGACGCCGTCGCAGTCCCGGCCGCCGACGGCATGA